One Aphidius gifuensis isolate YNYX2018 linkage group LG3, ASM1490517v1, whole genome shotgun sequence DNA window includes the following coding sequences:
- the LOC122851937 gene encoding uncharacterized protein LOC122851937 has product MSGHSSKKRSRSRSQHRERSSDRKMRKMQEQLDSLMKMTKALIQNQQTPQKEYNKREETDDNKKSDEAKKSIEKPREISEIEKSSDEASHQEQEDVEVVTTVANIDLIKSLGDDPTIPKSTLNDHAEIKSRWGNWKNKGLPEKTKKEILEKYPRNGDMHLEAPKVNLPVPMTPMATKRDQHFIETQNCVGSAIGALSSAISMMLNAAPGEDIDQEEFSEYLSHTGQLLTDIFYQLSMTRKSFITPLMDKIYKSTLDEATPDEWLYGEKFSDQVKDAKVLEKTSTSIKASDKKFINRLNN; this is encoded by the exons atgtcAGGACACAGTTCCAAAAAACGGTCACGCTCTCGTTCACAACATCGTGAAAGAAGCAGTGACAGAAAAATGAGGAAGATGCAGGAACAATTGGATAGCCTCATGAAAATGACAAAGGCATTAATCCAGAATCAGCAAACACCTCAAAAAGAATATAACAAAAGAGAGGAAACTGATGACAACAAAAaatcag ATGAAGCAAAGAAAAGCATTGAAAAACCGAGAGAAATATCAGAGATAGAAAAGTCTTCTGATGAAGCAAGTCATCAGGAACAAGAAGATGTTGAAGTTGTCACAACAGTGGCTAACATAGATTTGATTAAATCTTTGGGGGATGACCCAACCATACCCAAGTCAACTCTCAATGATCATGCAGAAATAAAATCGAGATGGGggaattggaaaaataagGGTCTACCTGAAAAGACCAAAAAAGAAATCTTGGAAAAATATCCAAGAAATGGAGATATGCATTTGGAAGCTCCAAAGGTAAATTTACCAGTTCCAATGACTCCAATGGCCACTAAAAGAGACCAACATTTCATTGAAACACAAAATTGTGTTGGTTCAGCCATTGGAGCACTCAGCTCAGCTATATCAATGATGCTAAATGCTGCCCCTGGTGAAGATATTGATCAGGAAGAATTTTCAGAATACCTGTCTCACACTGGACAGTTATTAACTGACATTTTCTACCAATTGTCAATGACAAGAAAATCTTTTATCACACCATTGatggataaaatttataaatcaacttTGGATGAGGCAACACCAGATGAATGGCTTTATGGAGAAAAATTCTCTGACCAGGTGAAAGATGCAAAAGTCTTGGAAAAAACAAGTACAAGCATTAAAGCATCagacaaaaaattcattaacagactcaacaattaa
- the LOC122850871 gene encoding uncharacterized protein LOC122850871, with protein sequence MEQQLNNVAKMESKLDVKKMSELEVNREYKVTALQKIHNEYNGVMATLNDEFNVFLPSRIAKFMKNNDYFTKIKKAAIDGCLDLLFLGGKYNKYKKNDYNIKLINTKTKRLSKNCKLLKDLTKDVYYAVTKIQSYCGKKSGARLSVEINNKYTVFLPKNNAEYYFYNKKKFLELEDGIKRRVLTLQCIGENNQVVLLENWPKPIHTIFNK encoded by the exons ATggaacaacaattaaataatgttgctaaaaTGGAAAGCAAATTGGATGTCAAAAAAATGTCTGAGTTGGAGGTTAATAGAGAGTACAAAGTAACAGCTCTACAAAAGATTCATAATGAATACAATGGAGTTATGGCTAcattaaatgatgaatttaatgtcTTTCTACCCAGCAGAATCGCcaagtttatgaaaaataatgattattttacaaaaatcaaGAAAGCAGCGATCGATGGATGCTTGGATCTTCTTTTTTTGGGaggaaaatacaacaaat acaaaaaaaatgattataatataaaactgaTAAACACCAAGACTAAGCgactttcaaaaaattgtaaattattgaaagattTGACAAAAGATGTTTACTATGCTGtaacaaaaattcaaagttaCTGTGGAAAAAAGTCTGGTGCAAGACTATcagtcgaaataaataataaatatactgtttTCTTACCGAAAAATAAtgctgaatattatttttataataaaaaaaagttcctTGAATTAGAGGATGGTATTAAAAGAAGAGTTTTAACATTACAATGTATTggagaaaataatcaagttgtattattagaaaattggcCTAAGCCTATACacacaatattcaataaataa